The Jiangella sp. DSM 45060 genome contains the following window.
CCAGATGACCACACCGGCGCAGGTGATGCCGCGGACCCAGATGGGTCGCGCCGGGTCGGACGATCGTCGAGGCCGCTTCGTCGTGCCCGCGTCCGACCCCTGACACCCATCCCGCTGAGAGGAACCGTTCCATGTCCCTCGATTTCAAGGTTGCTGACCTGTCGTTGGCCGATTTCGGTCGTCGTGAGATCCGTTTGGCCGAGCATGAGATGCCGGGTTTGATGGCGATGCGTGCCCAGTTCGGGCAGAGCAAGCCGTTGACCGGTGCCCGGATCACGGGGTCGTTGCACATGACGGTGCAGACGGCGGTGTTGATCGAGACGCTGGTGGCGTTGGGCGCGGATGTGCGCTGGGCCAGTTGCAACATCTTCTCCACCCAGGACCACGCGGCCGCCGCGATCGCCGTGGGCCCCACCGGGAGCGTGGACGCGCCGGCGGGGGTGCCGGTGTTCGCGTGGAAGGGGGAGTCGTTGGAGGAGTACTGGTGGTGCACCGAGCAGGCGTTGACCTGGCCCGGCCACGCGGGCCCGAACATGATCCTCGACGATGGTGGTGACGCGACGCTGCTGGTGCACAAGGGGGTGGAGTTCGAGAAGGCCGGCGCCGTCCCCGACCCCGCGGCCGGTGATGCGGAGGAGTGGCGGGTGGTGCTGGGCCTGCTGAAGCGCTCGCTGGCCGAGAGCGACACCCGGTGGACGGCGATGGCGGGAGACATTCGCGGGGTGACGGAGGAGACCACGACCGGGGTGCACCGGTTGTACGAGATGATGCGCGACGGGGCGTTGTTGTTCCCGGGTATCAACGTGAACGACTCGGTGACGAAGAGCAAGTTCGACAACAAGTACGGGTGCCGGCATTCGCTGATCGACGGGATCAACCGGGCCACCGATGTGTTGATCGGTGGCAAGGTGGCGGTGGTGTGCGGGTACGGCGACGTGGGCAAGGGGTGCGCGGAGTCGCTGCGCGGTCAGGGCGCGCGGGTGGTGG
Protein-coding sequences here:
- the ahcY gene encoding adenosylhomocysteinase, whose product is MSLDFKVADLSLADFGRREIRLAEHEMPGLMAMRAQFGQSKPLTGARITGSLHMTVQTAVLIETLVALGADVRWASCNIFSTQDHAAAAIAVGPTGSVDAPAGVPVFAWKGESLEEYWWCTEQALTWPGHAGPNMILDDGGDATLLVHKGVEFEKAGAVPDPAAGDAEEWRVVLGLLKRSLAESDTRWTAMAGDIRGVTEETTTGVHRLYEMMRDGALLFPGINVNDSVTKSKFDNKYGCRHSLIDGINRATDVLIGGKVAVVCGYGDVGKGCAESLRGQGARVVVTEIDPICALQAAMDGYEVTTLDEAIERADIVITATGNKDVITVEHLARAKHQAIIGNIGHFDNEIDMAGLAAVDGVVRTEIKAQVHEWAFPDGHTVIVLSEGRLLNLGNATGHPSFVMSNSFTNQVLAQIELFAKTTDYPLGVYTLPKHLDEQVARLHLDALGVKLTELTPAQSSYLGIPVQGPYKSEHYRY